Proteins encoded together in one Planctomycetaceae bacterium window:
- the gdhA gene encoding NADP-specific glutamate dehydrogenase, which yields MSSKKVIESVYEQVLKRNPGETEFHQAVKEVLESLVPVLDDNQKYVDARILERIVEPERVLMFRVPWIDDAGKVQVNRGFRVQFNSAIGPYKGGIRFHPSVYLGIIKFLGFEQIFKNSLTGLMMGGGKGGSDFDPKGKSDNEVMRFCQSFMTELCKHIGADTDVPAGDIGVGGREVGYMFGQYKRIRNEFVGVLTGKGLQWGGSLVRTEATGYGLVYIVDEWLKEKGGSFNGKTVVVSGSGNVAIYATEKVQQLGGKVVAMSDSNGFIYDPQGIKLDTVKQIKEVERKRIKEYCSIHKSAKYTEGCNGIWTVKCDVALPCATQNELDGASAKILVKNGCQVVAEGANMPTTPEGADIFIESKVGFLPGKAANAGGVAVSGLEMAQNSQRYAWTFERADAELKNIMVNIFKNISGAAEKYGQKGNYIVGANIAGFVKVADSMLAQGVI from the coding sequence ATGTCATCTAAAAAAGTAATTGAGAGTGTTTATGAGCAGGTGCTCAAGCGTAATCCGGGTGAGACTGAATTTCACCAGGCAGTAAAAGAGGTTCTCGAAAGTTTGGTTCCTGTGCTCGACGATAATCAAAAATACGTCGATGCGAGGATTCTTGAAAGAATCGTTGAGCCGGAAAGAGTTCTGATGTTCAGAGTTCCGTGGATTGACGATGCAGGCAAAGTACAGGTCAACAGAGGCTTCCGTGTTCAGTTCAACAGTGCAATCGGACCATACAAGGGCGGCATCCGTTTCCATCCAAGCGTTTACCTGGGAATTATTAAATTCCTCGGCTTCGAGCAGATTTTCAAAAATTCACTCACCGGTTTGATGATGGGCGGCGGCAAAGGCGGCAGCGATTTTGACCCGAAAGGCAAAAGCGATAATGAAGTTATGCGTTTCTGCCAGAGCTTTATGACAGAGCTTTGCAAACATATCGGCGCAGATACTGACGTGCCGGCAGGCGATATCGGCGTCGGCGGTCGTGAAGTCGGTTATATGTTCGGCCAGTATAAGAGAATTCGCAACGAATTCGTCGGCGTTCTTACAGGCAAAGGCCTGCAATGGGGCGGCAGCTTGGTTAGAACTGAAGCGACAGGTTACGGTCTGGTTTATATCGTTGATGAATGGCTGAAGGAAAAAGGCGGCAGCTTCAACGGCAAGACTGTTGTCGTCAGCGGTTCGGGTAACGTCGCGATTTACGCAACTGAAAAAGTTCAGCAACTCGGCGGCAAAGTTGTGGCGATGAGCGATTCAAACGGTTTCATCTATGATCCGCAGGGAATCAAGCTCGATACAGTAAAACAGATTAAAGAAGTTGAAAGAAAGAGAATTAAGGAATATTGCTCGATTCACAAGAGCGCAAAGTACACCGAAGGCTGCAACGGCATCTGGACTGTAAAATGCGATGTCGCTCTTCCGTGTGCAACGCAGAACGAACTCGACGGCGCAAGTGCAAAGATTCTGGTAAAGAACGGCTGTCAGGTTGTTGCTGAAGGCGCGAATATGCCTACTACACCGGAAGGCGCAGACATTTTCATTGAAAGTAAAGTCGGATTCCTGCCGGGCAAAGCGGCAAACGCAGGCGGCGTTGCGGTATCGGGTCTGGAAATGGCACAGAACAGCCAGAGATACGCATGGACGTTTGAACGTGCAGACGCTGAATTGAAGAATATTATGGTCAATATCTTCAAGAATATCAGCGGCGCTGCTGAAAAGTACGGCCAGAAAGGCAATTACATCGTTGGCGCAAATATCGCCGGCTTTGTGAAAGTCGCTGATTCAATGCTCGCACAGGGCGTTATATAA